The Pyrus communis chromosome 12, drPyrComm1.1, whole genome shotgun sequence genomic sequence atttgattttccttatcATTTATGGATGGACCATTTTTGTTGATTAATGTGATAATATCTGGCCATGGTCAGTGGTACTGCACTTCTACTCATGATTTATATCTATATGATAGGGAGGATTGCCCATGTATGTTGCAACCCGTGGTTTATACAGTATGAAGCCCCCGACGATAATTGTACCAAAGTGTATAAAAGAACTCGTGGAACAACTTTTTGAGGTGCACAGAAAAATGGACCAGTCGGAGCTGAAGCATAACCTTATTGGCTTGGATGTTGGTAATCATTGATCAGATGACAATTTTTCTTCTTATGCCTTCTACTTGCAGAATCGATTTCCTGTTTATCTTAAGCACTTTATGTTTGCAGGAGAAGAATTCTCTATGAGAAGGGATCTCATTGTAAAAGCCTTTAGGACTTACCATGGAATACCGAGTCAGGTATCCCATTTATTGTGTATTTGTAACACTTTCTCGTTCGGAATTCTACTAAGACTTTGAGCAATAGCTTTTGTTGAGATTTATTGAAATACTAACTAGCTGTGCATGATATATGACAGGGTTATGTAGTATACTCcgtaaaacaaaaacttaagcAGGAGTACCTTGGCCTTTCTGGgaatgaaattaaaaacttgaaatcATCAGGTGTTGAGGTGTCTTTAAAATCCTAGATCGCttttactttttagtttttCGTTTAAAATTGATTGCATTTTTTTCGTGACAAGTACTGATTGATTTTCCACTCTTGATTGCATATCTCTTTTATTTGCAGATTACAAACACTTTTACAGAACCTCAAGTTGCTTTTACAGGAGATACCATGTCGGACTTCATAACTGACAGTAGTAATATTGATGTGCTGAAGGCAAAGATTCTTGTTGTGGAGGTGAATCACTCGCTTAAAGTTCATAGCATGTGTGGGGTGTGGGGCTATTGTAAATGGTTAAGTGTATAATGTGCTATACTTTTTTCCTGTCTTTCACACAGAGCACCTTCGTAGATGACTCGGTTAAAGTGGAGCATGCCAGAGACTACGGACACATACATCTATCTGAGGTTCATCTCCAGAGTCATTAGATTCTTTACTGCCTGCCTTCGTCAATCTATGATTTTCGTTGTATCTATCTAGGCTCCCCCAATGTTTGATCTTGTCATACCTGGACGGCTTTCTTTCAGATAATTAGTCATGCAGAGAAGTTTGAAAACAAAGCAATTCTTCTTATTCACTTTTCCGCTCGATACACAGTACAGGTATGATGGTCAGTTCCGTAGCTGCTTTGTATCTTTGTCATTGAGCTATTGACGTTCATGCTTGCATTTTACCAGGAAATTGAACAAGCTGTGTCAGCATTGCCTGCTCCTTTAGCAGGCCGAGTTTTTGCACTTACAGAAGGTATTTGATGGCAAAGCTAGTCAGCTGCTTTGGTCTTTTCATGACATCAATTTTGGCAACTTAAATGTCTGCACTGAAGACAAGCATATGGCACGAGAAACCTCTGATGCAGGCGGATCTTCAGCATCGTGGTATGCTGACACAAGATCGAGAAATGAGTACGAGAACACATAGTTAGGCAATCCAGCCTATTCGGGTTTTTATTTGCTTATCGGGTGTTCCTCTTGTATAAATCCCATGTATTTCAGTAGCTTCTCTTCCCCTTATTGATCAAAATTAAAGAGCTGGGCTAGCCATTGCTGATTTGTAGCCATACTCAAGTTCATTGatcttatatattaattttagatAGTTTTAAGGGTAAAACAGATGAATCGTGAACATTCGAAATTTAGAACTTTATAGTTACTGCAATTTctgcaaaaaaaattacaatttcacGAAAGCAATTcaggaagaaaataaaacatagTAATGGAAGCGAGTTCTGCACTCAAACTTCAGCCATCAATTTACCAGCTACACTGGCCACAGAACAGCAGAACCTTGCTTCCAAGGCCACCGAAGCAACCAATTCGTTCATCGATCTCAGCTCTTCGTGAAACTCCGGATGCAACACCAATGCAGAGTAATTCTCATCCAGCACCAATCCAATACATTTCACAACATCTTCAAGTTTAGGAACCCAATCACAAGCCTTCAAACCTGATGCTGTTGATGCCTGAGGAAACCTCTCATATTTCGTCAGCCACTTCCCCAAATACCGCAGCAAACTCTTCATCTCCTTCCCACTCAACTTACTAATCGCAGCAGACAACATCACCTCGTCGAGGTTCTTCGAAGCCAACAGATAATGCAGACAGAGTTCTGCCGAAGAGAATCCATCATACGCTACCATGAGCAAAACTGCAGCATCTTTTGCAACTCTTAGTTTCTTGTCGGAGAGACTCTGATCACCCGCCTTCTCAACCGTGGCCAGTGCCCGGCTCTCCCATTCCTTCCTCGCATCCACAAAGCTAGCATAACCGTCTTTAGGCGGATCCAGAAAGTACTTCAAGATCAGCAGCAACTCCGACGACCTAAGATCAGAAGCATGCTTAACACAAAGACAAACCAACTCGGACCTCCTCTTTTCCACGATTTTCGGAACCAAATGCTGATAATAAGAATTGGGGAAAACCCCATTTGCAATCAAAGCACCTACCAAATCCCAAATCTCCAACACCACACAGGCTTCCAAAACCAAACCAGCAACATCATTGCCCATCAAGTTCCCAACTTTCTCAATCAAAACCCGGGCATACCCATCATTCGACGAATCGACTCCAATCGATTCCCCAACTCTCTTTTTCTCCCAAATGTTCTCGAGAAACGAATTTAAGGTTCCCAAGAACTCAACTTTCGTGAAACTGGTTGGGTTTTTGAGCTTCTTTTGGAGCTTGGTGAAGAACTTCTTTCCCGAATCGATGAGCTCGGAGTCGGTTTGTGAGATTTTCCATCCGGTGAATGGGATTGCAGCTGCCGAGGGATTTGGGTCGTCGAATTTGGGTTTCAAATTATCAAAAATGGGTTCAGGGTCAAGAACAATGGGGTAATCTGATGGGGCGACTTGGGTTTGGGATTTGGCCGAGGCTCTGGCAATGACTTCGAGCAACGACATGGCTGAaaatctataaatttaaaattaagaaaagcagACTACCGTGCGAACCTGAAGAAGCGCGGAGCTTTGGCAAGTGCGGCGGCGGAGGCGGCGGAAAGTGCACAGATTGGGAAAAAGTAACTGGCGCTGACTGCTGAATTCTTGTTGGACAGAGAGAGAGTTGAGGAAGGGTTTTAGTTCGCGGAGACGAAAGAGGAAATAGGGTTTTAGCTAATATTGggcccattttttttattgggccTAAAATCCAATGGATCTATACAGATGTTGGGCCCTTATGCCcgttttacttttttttgtttggtcaaaagtttttgttaattatttttttattacaaataatAGTAAATTTAGAAATGTTGAAAATACTGGTGGGTTAATGAAAGCCCACAGTGATATTGAAAATATTGGTAGATTTTTCAATGCCCACACAAAGTGATATTGGCTTAGGAAATGAAGACGGATCGTATTGTCAAAAGGTATGTGCTGTAAATTTCAATGTATAATTAGTACATttgtttggagttgctctataaatagagcgctCTCTATGCTTTCAAGATATACAgataacaaggaaagatcaataacatcattaTCTATCCCTCCATCTTTTAGTTGTCATCCCCTTATGTTATAATATTTTACACTTGCTTCGCTCCTGTCACTAGTAAAGGTTATCTTtctaacttttacctatttatagCAGGAAAGACTTTTTCAATTATTGTCACAACAAAGCCAGCGATCTAAAGCCTCCAGTCTCCAGCCTCCAGGTCTAGTTTAGACGCTGAGCTACTAGTTACCGCCAATATTAATTTCGAAGtgtttaaaattaagaaaacactTAAACCTATCAAGACGTCCACCATACACTAGCTTAGACCGTTCGTGATTCTCACTTtgttaataaattgtaagagactcatgattgattttttctccTGATTGAATATTTCAACAATTCCCATATGATCCTCAACTAGAATAAAGTATCACTCCCTTTCTCCATGAGGCAGATATCACAGAAAGGAAGGAAGGCAAGAGGAAGAAAAACTAACtagaagacttgaagaaaatccCCTTCATTTTATTTCTAACTAGAGAAAATGTCGAAATGGTCAGCGGTAGCTGCTATGTCCTACATCAGTGATGTAACTGAACCTACAACTACATGCTTATGAAGGCGCCCCGTTCTTCTCTTCGAGTCCTAATGACGCTCTCAGGTAGAAGGTGGAGTTTGCCATTGCTTTGGCAGTGGACCAACATCGTAGATGATTTCTCTATGGCAAGACCACACCAGCTTTATTGCTTCCGGGGTCCCAATGCCAGCTCCCCTCGGGTCTCCAGCCGGTCCAAACCTGTCACAAATCATTGTTTGACATGTATAAATGCTCAGAGATATTCTCGTGAAGTACTCAAAGTTTTAAGAGATTTTGTACTCACCAGTGATTCTGTGGAGCTCCGGTTGTTCTTGCTCTCAGTCCAGCATAAGTAGTTCCATTTACCGTGTTCCCAATAACATCCTGCAAATAGACATTCGGAATAAGGAAAATGGAAACTGGGCAGTTGATTCAGAATCCATCCTTTTAGTTAGAAGTGAACTAATAAGATTTCATGAAACGGCTCCAAGGGCCAGGCGGGTTTCAAATGTTACGCTCATCAGGTTCATTAGTTTGTATTAATACGATAACTAATGTTTACAAACTTCTTTAAGCCAGGGTTGTAAACTTGTATGATGTTCATTATGTATTTCAAACTAAAAACAATATGTGATTGTAAAGAGACAAAGGTCAAATCTTACCTGTAGAAACAGTGGATCGTTTGAAACGACAGCAGCTGTTAAATGTGCATGCATCCTCTCTAGAGCATCCAATACCAATGGGAGTTGATCATTCTTATAGTCGGTGACAATCTAGGAGCAAATAAATTAACGTTAGTAGCTGTGAAAAATTGTCCCACAGTAGCAATTACTTTCTAGATGTGAAAAAAGTATTAATGATCCAAATAAAAGATGcacaaggaaaaaagaaaaatagagagCTCTCTCTGCTCGTCCCTCAGCCTGGATTCAGTATTCGAGCACAAAATAAGAAGCTCAAATGTTTACTCTCGGTGGTCTTCTCAAGCACCAGCCAACTTTCAAGTTGTCTAGTTTTATAAATCTTTTGAATAATAAAGACCAATGTGCAGTTCTAAGGAAACTTGCAAGTCCTCGCCACACAAACTTTGACAGAACAGTAAATTGAATATGGTAAATAAAGCtcggtaaattacaaaaaatatgagAGGAAAAGAAATAACTTTGGTAGCACGCTTTTTCTTTGTTACCTGAAATGGCCCAAAAATTTCTCTTGTTACGAGTTCATAGTTCTTGTCCTTCAGTATTTCTTCAAGTGGAACAAAAATGGCCGTAGGTTCTATAGCACCATATACAGGTGGAATGGAATGATTCGTTAAAGGTTCGCCCCCAAAGAGTACCTTTGAACCTGGTATCTGAAGCAATTTATTCTTGTGTTCTAGCATTGCTTCGGTCGTGAACTGCATCAACAACATAAACATGTAAAAAGATAGGCTGTTAAGTTGGTACAAAACAGGACAAGTAATGTACATACTGTAAGGACAGGGCCAATGGTTAAATCCTCTAAATTCCTTCTCTCAGCCAGATCTTTCATTTTGGATAGAAGTGACGTCTTAGACCAGTTCTgcacaaatataaaaaagatcaacaataataaaaatgttGACAGTTTCGTTGAACTTGAAATTTCTCAACAAAGAACTACAGATTCCAGAAGGTTTGAAACCGAGAGTCTTACCTCATGGATGAAGAGCATCGATTGTGCAGAGCACTTCTGACCACTACATGCATATGCATCCTGATCACAGACCCATGCAACATAGTCTTCCTGCGATAAGAAATGGAAACGGCTAAATCAATAACAGACGTGACTCTACAAAGAAAGAGTTGTATACTCTAGAAACATAAAATTGTCGTAAGAAACCTCATGAACGTCAGGCCCTAAAATCTTCCAGTCAAATCCTGCATCTTCCAACTTAACACGACCCTTCAGGTCACCAGCCAACTTATCTGCCACTCTTGAGCTACCAGTGAAAAGGGTCATTCGTGGATTTCCCTGttgacacaatagaagtaaaaTGTTCATTCAATCAACACGTCATAAGTTAGTAGTGTAACCTCTAGGAACGCAAATATGTGGATGAAAGCTATGAGCGGTCTCTTCCAGAGATTATTGCAcagtttcaaaataatttatttgcgcagtttcaaaataatttatttgcACATTGAACCAACCTCTAATAGTAGCTTGTTCATTGTCTGCCCATCAGAATTTATGAAGTCAACATCCTCTGTCGGTAGCCCACAGTAATGAAGCAGCCTCATCATTTGCTCCATAACAATGCTTACctacaaaaaaaatgttgcTCACCAGTTAAATTATAACGAGAAGAGATCGCAAAGAGAAAAAAGTATCTAAAAGCTAACTATAAAGGGTTTCAAATAGATCAAACAATTGATTTAGACTCAGAATGTTAGCCTAGCATACCTTACTATCAACTTTGAGGACTGGTTTGTTACCCATATAAAGTGCACCCATCAACTGAAGTACAGGAATTTCTAGTGGAAAATTAAAGGGAGTAATGATTGCAACCTGCAAAACGAGTCTTTTATCATATCCAACtatgaaaataacaaaatttgttCTAAGAGCTTAAGGTTTTGGgggtacaaacaaaaaaaccaagtATGTTCAAAGATGATGCTTACAGGACCATAAGGCCAACGGAAACCATGACTTTGCTGTCCAAGATGATTTCCAGGCACCCCAAAAGATCTTGCAAGGAAGCGGACCTGCCACATATGTGTTAACCAAGATAGTAACGAAACTTGAAAGAGGattttatgtgaatttgattaCAGCAGTGGAATTGTAATGTGCTTAAACCGAGAGTATATAAATGAAATGTTATTCTACGCCTATCCCATGTGGGACAAGGTATACGAGTACAGTAACATTTCATATATACACCGAAAACATAAAGGTCAACTGCGCTGAATGTACCTGATCGCTGGAGAAATTCTCAAGAAATTTTTGAGTGACATAAACTTCACCAGAAGCCTGATGGTAACTCTTTGGAGCAACCCTTTGTATTAATCTTGTGAAGAAATCAGAAACCTGACAGCCATACAATCATAAAATTATTAACGAAACTACCATATATGTCAGAAGGTTGAACTGCATAAGTCTCAATTCAAATACAGGAAAAAGGTAAAAGAACAAGAATACTGTCTGCTGTACAATTGTTACCTTTGGCAAGGAAAGCATATGACCTGCCTTTGCAGATATGTCCCCAAGCATAAGATACCTGAAAAAAATGGACTATCAGTTTCATTTTgctttcaaattttaaagaatATCACTATCAAACTCTAACAGAAAAGTTGTTGAAATTATATGCCTTGATATGATATCTATTTGTGAAATCCAAGGAAACACATGATGCCTACAAATGAATGAGAATAAAGGAACAGAATGATAATAAACACAAACCTCTCTGGTGCTTTGAACGGATTGTGAAGACCATGTTTCGGGCACCTGGACAAGCTCTCCACAAACGGCTGCAATACCAgttcaacaattaaaaaaaaaaatagttgcgGTCATAAATAGCAAAAAAAATAGTTGCGGTCACTACAATCTGCAGGCATACCTGTATTCCCGTTTCATCAACTTCACAAACTCTAATGAATGGCTCCCCATTTAAAGGATCCAAAATTGTGTTCCATCTATTAGTGTTCTTCCATTTACCCTGCACTGAAAAAATACgacatttcttttttaatagatttcaatccttaattttttttcccagtCAGTTTAAATGAAGAGGTCCACACACCATTGTATTAAAAGTTAACAAAGGAAATACTATCAAAAAAGTCGATGCAAGGAAATTGTTCAAGTTTTTAGTCTTCAGTTATAACTCCAAGACCAATGACTGTTCTGAGTGCAGAGCACTTCATGGGAACCAATTTCAGCTGCAAATGACACATACTGCTAAAATGTGTGAACATACCCAAGTTGAGAACTTCAGCAGGCTGTGAACCCGATATCCCTTCCACTTCAACGGTTGCAAAGGGTACCCCATGAATAGATCTGCCATAAAATGGGGAAACTGAAACTGTAAAGATTATCGCTAGAAACGCCATTACAAGTAAGACATACAAAAATTGTCAAATTCTTCAATTATACGGCAGGAATATGGCCGCCTAAAACCAATCCCCCAGCATTTTTGTTCAATCATAACAAATGCAACTACAGAAACATCATCAGATACAGATATTCCACTCTTATCATCGACAATTACACAAATTTACAAGTACAGTATGTCTTTGAGTTAAAAGCCAAATGCAAAACATTTTACAGAGGTTGATGACATGGGAACATCGATCCAATTAAACACAAAACAAGGACGGAAATTTTCATAACTGCAGACCAAAACAAACCATCCACGATGATTAAAAAAACACACATATTTCCAGTTATCCGAGTCTACAAAAATCATCGGCATCGATCAATCAGCCTAAACAAATCAAGTTCATCATCAtccaaaaacaaaccaaaacattcGATCACACAGAGCAAAAGATTGCGACTTTTTTGAACCACAAAGGCAGAtatcaacaaaacaagaaaacccaaaatccaaaattGCATATAATCCTCAAAGCAACACCAacccaaatattttttaaacatttacAACAAAACCCAGGAAGCAAAATCCAGTAATTCATCCAGGAAACAGAGAATCACACCTGGAGATGTTGAGTGAAGTGAACCAGCTCAAGGCTGTTTGCGGGGCTGTGGTTCTGAGTTGCCTTGAAACCAGAATCCTGTTCATGGTGGCGGATGCAGAAGTAAACGAAATTTGATTTCTTGGGTCCTCTCTGTAACTGTAAATATAAATGGATAAGTCACAGGTCGAGCTGAAGCTGTCA encodes the following:
- the LOC137710765 gene encoding tRNase Z TRZ1; its protein translation is MAGSRSKDPKPNSEPDPASKKVRGLTIEGYPIEGLSIGGHETCIIFPSLNLSFDIGRCPQRAISKDFLFISHAHMDHIGGLPMYVATRGLYSMKPPTIIVPKCIKELVEQLFEVHRKMDQSELKHNLIGLDVGEEFSMRRDLIVKAFRTYHGIPSQGYVVYSVKQKLKQEYLGLSGNEIKNLKSSGVEITNTFTEPQVAFTGDTMSDFITDSSNIDVLKAKILVVESTFVDDSVKVEHARDYGHIHLSEIISHAEKFENKAILLIHFSARYTVQEIEQAVSALPAPLAGRVFALTEGI
- the LOC137710204 gene encoding uncharacterized protein, with the protein product MSLLEVIARASAKSQTQVAPSDYPIVLDPEPIFDNLKPKFDDPNPSAAAIPFTGWKISQTDSELIDSGKKFFTKLQKKLKNPTSFTKVEFLGTLNSFLENIWEKKRVGESIGVDSSNDGYARVLIEKVGNLMGNDVAGLVLEACVVLEIWDLVGALIANGVFPNSYYQHLVPKIVEKRRSELVCLCVKHASDLRSSELLLILKYFLDPPKDGYASFVDARKEWESRALATVEKAGDQSLSDKKLRVAKDAAVLLMVAYDGFSSAELCLHYLLASKNLDEVMLSAAISKLSGKEMKSLLRYLGKWLTKYERFPQASTASGLKACDWVPKLEDVVKCIGLVLDENYSALVLHPEFHEELRSMNELVASVALEARFCCSVASVAGKLMAEV
- the LOC137710660 gene encoding probable aldehyde dehydrogenase; translation: MNRILVSRQLRTTAPQTALSWFTSLNISRSIHGVPFATVEVEGISGSQPAEVLNLVQGKWKNTNRWNTILDPLNGEPFIRVCEVDETGIQPFVESLSRCPKHGLHNPFKAPERYLMLGDISAKAGHMLSLPKVSDFFTRLIQRVAPKSYHQASGEVYVTQKFLENFSSDQVRFLARSFGVPGNHLGQQSHGFRWPYGPVAIITPFNFPLEIPVLQLMGALYMGNKPVLKVDSKVSIVMEQMMRLLHYCGLPTEDVDFINSDGQTMNKLLLEGNPRMTLFTGSSRVADKLAGDLKGRVKLEDAGFDWKILGPDVHEEDYVAWVCDQDAYACSGQKCSAQSMLFIHENWSKTSLLSKMKDLAERRNLEDLTIGPVLTFTTEAMLEHKNKLLQIPGSKVLFGGEPLTNHSIPPVYGAIEPTAIFVPLEEILKDKNYELVTREIFGPFQIVTDYKNDQLPLVLDALERMHAHLTAAVVSNDPLFLQDVIGNTVNGTTYAGLRARTTGAPQNHWFGPAGDPRGAGIGTPEAIKLVWSCHREIIYDVGPLPKQWQTPPST